Proteins from a single region of Thermotoga maritima MSB8:
- a CDS encoding UDP-N-acetylmuramoyl-L-alanyl-D-glutamate--2,6-diaminopimelate ligase, giving the protein MNISTIVSNLKDLILEVRAPYDLEITGVSNHSSKVKKGDLFICRRGEKFDSHEIIPEVMEKGAVAVVVEREIDLDFPYIQVFDSRYFEAKVASLFFEDPWKDVLTFGVTGTNGKTTTTMMIYHMLTSLGERGSVLTTAVKRILGNSYYDDITTPDAITILSAMKENREGGGKFFALEVSSHALVQQRVEGVRFDVGIFTNISRDHLDFHGTFENYLKAKLHLFDLLKDDGVAVLNESLADAFNRKSRKITFGTSKNADYRLGNIEVSWEGTQFVLETPDGLLKVFTRAIGDFNAYNAAAAIAALHQLGYDPKDLASSLETFTGVEGRFEVVRGAKKIGLNVVVDFAHSPDALEKLLKNVRKISQGRVIVVFGAGGNSDRGKRPMMSEVASKLADVVILTTDDPRGEDPEQIMEDLIKGIDKRKPYLVLFDRREAIETALTIANRGDSVVIAGRGHERYQIIDEEKKVPFQDREVVEEIIRDKLKGRKYAQ; this is encoded by the coding sequence ATGAATATATCAACTATCGTGTCGAATTTAAAGGATCTCATTTTGGAAGTTCGTGCACCCTATGATCTCGAAATAACAGGTGTGTCCAACCACTCTTCTAAGGTAAAAAAAGGAGATCTTTTCATCTGCAGAAGAGGGGAGAAGTTCGATTCCCACGAGATAATACCCGAAGTGATGGAAAAAGGAGCAGTGGCTGTTGTCGTTGAAAGGGAAATAGATCTGGATTTTCCCTACATTCAGGTTTTTGACTCGCGCTATTTTGAGGCGAAAGTGGCCAGCCTTTTCTTCGAAGATCCCTGGAAAGACGTTTTAACCTTTGGAGTCACAGGAACAAATGGCAAAACCACAACAACCATGATGATCTACCACATGCTCACCTCTCTTGGAGAAAGAGGAAGCGTTCTCACCACCGCTGTGAAGAGAATCCTTGGAAACTCCTACTACGACGACATCACCACACCGGATGCGATCACCATCCTTTCCGCCATGAAAGAAAACAGGGAAGGTGGAGGGAAGTTCTTCGCCCTCGAAGTCTCTTCCCACGCACTGGTCCAACAAAGGGTCGAAGGAGTCAGATTCGATGTAGGAATATTCACCAACATATCACGCGATCACCTCGATTTTCACGGCACATTCGAAAACTATCTGAAAGCAAAGCTTCACCTCTTCGATCTGCTGAAAGATGATGGGGTCGCTGTTCTGAACGAATCACTGGCGGACGCTTTCAATCGGAAGTCGCGAAAAATCACCTTTGGAACATCGAAAAACGCCGATTACAGGCTGGGAAACATAGAAGTGAGCTGGGAAGGAACACAGTTCGTTCTGGAAACTCCCGATGGTTTGCTGAAGGTTTTCACAAGAGCGATAGGAGATTTCAACGCCTACAACGCCGCGGCCGCTATCGCGGCTCTTCACCAGCTCGGATACGATCCAAAAGATCTGGCGAGTTCCCTTGAGACGTTCACAGGGGTCGAGGGAAGATTCGAAGTAGTACGGGGAGCAAAGAAGATCGGGCTCAACGTCGTCGTCGATTTCGCTCATTCTCCAGATGCACTGGAAAAATTACTGAAAAATGTCAGGAAGATCTCTCAGGGAAGAGTGATAGTTGTCTTCGGGGCCGGGGGAAACAGCGACAGGGGAAAACGTCCCATGATGTCCGAAGTTGCATCAAAACTCGCTGACGTCGTAATCCTCACAACCGATGATCCACGAGGGGAAGACCCGGAACAGATAATGGAAGACCTGATAAAGGGTATAGATAAACGCAAACCGTATCTGGTGCTCTTCGACAGAAGAGAAGCCATCGAAACGGCTCTAACCATCGCCAACAGAGGAGATTCTGTTGTCATAGCGGGGAGAGGCCATGAAAGATACCAGATAATCGATGAAGAAAAGAAGGTGCCGTTCCAAGACAGAGAAGTCGTGGAAGAGATCATAAGAGACAAGCTGAAGGGGAGGAAATACGCCCAATGA
- a CDS encoding glucose-1-phosphate adenylyltransferase: MGNTVAMILAGGQGTRLGVLTERIAKPAVPFGGKYRLIDFTLSNCVNSGIYRVGVLTQYRPHVLSKHIGIGRPWDLDRKDGGVEILPPYVGRHESDWYKGTANAVYQNLEFLEENDAELVLILSGDHVYAMNYNDLIDYHLLKEADGTIACMEVPIEEASRFGIMITDVDGRIVDFEEKPAKPRSNLASLGIYVFNYEFLKKVLIEDENDPNSSHDFGKDVIPRILRENLGSLYAFRFDGYWRDVGTLRSYWEANLELVLPVPPFNLYDPNWRFFTHTEEMPPAYVAPGSKVSTSLVSEGAEVYGNVFNSVIFQGVKIGRGTVVKNSVIMTRTEIGENCYLENVIIAENVKIGSNVRMGVGEDAESKLDPKVYSGLLTVVGMNSVIPDDMVIGKNCVIGIGVRPEDFKSKTLESGDYVIVREE; the protein is encoded by the coding sequence ATGGGAAATACCGTTGCGATGATACTGGCGGGTGGTCAGGGGACGCGGCTCGGAGTTCTCACGGAGAGAATAGCGAAACCTGCGGTTCCTTTTGGAGGGAAATACCGTCTCATAGATTTTACTCTGAGCAATTGTGTGAATTCTGGAATCTATAGGGTAGGAGTTTTGACCCAGTACAGACCCCATGTTCTCTCGAAACACATAGGTATTGGAAGACCCTGGGATCTGGACAGAAAGGACGGAGGGGTTGAAATTCTTCCACCTTACGTCGGGAGGCACGAGTCTGACTGGTACAAAGGGACTGCCAACGCCGTCTATCAGAATCTCGAATTTCTCGAAGAAAACGATGCGGAACTCGTCCTCATCCTCTCAGGAGATCACGTGTACGCCATGAATTACAACGATCTCATAGATTACCATCTGCTCAAAGAGGCGGATGGAACGATAGCCTGCATGGAAGTGCCCATCGAAGAAGCGAGCAGATTCGGTATCATGATAACGGACGTGGATGGGAGGATCGTCGATTTTGAAGAAAAACCGGCAAAACCCCGGTCGAACCTGGCATCTCTGGGAATCTATGTCTTCAACTATGAATTCCTGAAGAAAGTTCTCATCGAAGACGAGAACGATCCAAACAGTTCCCACGATTTTGGAAAAGACGTGATTCCAAGAATTTTGAGGGAAAATCTCGGTTCTCTCTACGCGTTCAGATTCGACGGGTACTGGAGAGACGTTGGTACGCTCAGATCTTACTGGGAAGCCAATCTGGAGCTTGTTCTTCCAGTGCCGCCTTTCAATCTCTACGATCCAAACTGGAGGTTTTTCACCCACACCGAAGAGATGCCGCCCGCTTACGTAGCTCCTGGTTCGAAGGTTTCCACCTCCCTCGTGAGTGAAGGAGCAGAGGTTTATGGCAACGTTTTCAACTCCGTTATTTTCCAGGGTGTGAAGATCGGTAGAGGAACAGTGGTGAAAAATTCAGTCATAATGACCAGAACTGAGATAGGAGAGAACTGTTATCTGGAAAACGTGATAATAGCGGAAAATGTAAAAATAGGAAGCAACGTCAGGATGGGAGTGGGTGAAGACGCTGAAAGCAAACTGGATCCAAAGGTGTACTCGGGTCTTCTGACAGTGGTTGGGATGAATTCTGTGATTCCCGACGACATGGTGATAGGAAAGAACTGTGTTATAGGTATTGGTGTAAGACCTGAAGACTTCAAATCGAAAACTTTAGAATCGGGAGATTATGTGATAGTCAGGGAGGAGTAG
- the mraY gene encoding phospho-N-acetylmuramoyl-pentapeptide-transferase has translation MIAANFLLNLFLYPILIKLFRRRRIGQYIRKEGPDLHGYKEGTPTMGGILFVLTGFLFGMISKTNTMVLLGMFLFFLIGFLDDFLSVARKDSTGLKTYQKALLQTLAAFIMLLLIRPDTNVDFFGSTIEMGKWYYLFALLVIVGSSNAMNLTDGLDGLAGWIYVSGSIPYWFFLKERGVSEDILLILGVGVLAFLVFNSKPAKIFMGDTGSITLGGVLGTVSVLTKTEFYLVLFFMIPVIETLSVILQVGSFKIFKRRIFKMSPLHHHFELIGWSEEKIVAVFTVFNLISSLVALEIFGVIG, from the coding sequence ATGATAGCAGCGAATTTTCTCCTGAACCTTTTTCTTTATCCGATCCTCATAAAACTCTTCAGACGAAGAAGAATCGGGCAGTACATAAGGAAAGAAGGCCCAGACCTTCACGGCTACAAAGAGGGTACCCCCACCATGGGAGGTATTCTGTTCGTTCTGACCGGTTTTCTGTTTGGAATGATTTCGAAGACAAATACGATGGTGTTGCTCGGCATGTTTCTCTTCTTCCTCATCGGTTTTCTGGATGACTTTCTCAGTGTGGCAAGAAAAGATTCCACCGGGTTGAAAACTTATCAGAAGGCTCTGCTTCAGACCCTCGCAGCCTTCATTATGTTGCTTCTGATACGTCCCGACACGAACGTCGACTTTTTTGGCTCCACGATTGAAATGGGGAAGTGGTATTACCTCTTCGCGCTCCTGGTCATCGTGGGAAGTTCGAACGCCATGAACCTGACGGACGGACTAGACGGCCTAGCCGGGTGGATATACGTGAGTGGGAGCATCCCTTACTGGTTTTTCCTCAAAGAAAGGGGAGTCTCAGAGGATATTCTGTTGATCCTTGGAGTCGGTGTTCTTGCCTTTCTCGTGTTCAACTCGAAACCCGCAAAGATCTTCATGGGAGACACAGGTTCTATCACACTCGGTGGGGTTTTGGGAACTGTTTCCGTTCTGACAAAAACGGAGTTTTATCTGGTGCTTTTCTTTATGATTCCCGTCATCGAAACATTGAGCGTTATTCTTCAGGTGGGATCTTTCAAGATCTTCAAACGCAGAATATTCAAAATGTCTCCTCTGCACCATCACTTCGAATTGATTGGATGGAGCGAGGAAAAAATCGTAGCGGTGTTCACCGTTTTCAATCTGATATCTTCTCTTGTCGCTCTTGAGATCTTCGGGGTGATAGGATGA
- the glgD gene encoding glucose-1-phosphate adenylyltransferase subunit GlgD, giving the protein MRVLGLILAGGKSDRLWPLTKVRASAAVPVFGKYRAIDFTLSNMVNSGIRKVGILTQYNPRSLMDHLGSGKEWDLDRKSGGLFILQPYVGPNREVWYRGTADAIFQNMTILRRGEEDHVLIGSGDHIYKMIYRDLFNYHLKKGADITLVVKELDETYNLSEYGIVQLDDDMRVVEIEEKPAHPKGNIAFLGVYFMNKELLKELLYATVPQGKYDLLLDIVIPNLDRLKVYAYRFDGYWRNVKKGIKEYYRINMDILKKEVRDELFYRNGKVYTKLKDLPPPKFTTTAVVENSLIADGSIVSGTVRNSVIFRNVRIKVGAVVENSIIMENTVVEEGAVLRNVILDKNCIVREGRVIEGDTELPVFEKRAVL; this is encoded by the coding sequence ATGAGGGTGCTTGGATTGATTCTTGCTGGGGGAAAAAGTGATCGTTTGTGGCCTCTGACGAAGGTGAGAGCCAGTGCGGCGGTTCCTGTGTTTGGAAAGTACAGGGCTATAGACTTCACTTTGAGCAACATGGTGAATTCCGGCATCAGGAAAGTGGGTATCCTTACTCAGTACAATCCAAGGAGTTTGATGGACCATCTGGGTTCTGGAAAGGAATGGGACCTCGATCGGAAAAGCGGAGGATTGTTCATTCTCCAGCCCTACGTTGGGCCGAACAGAGAAGTTTGGTACAGGGGAACGGCGGATGCCATCTTCCAGAATATGACCATTCTAAGAAGGGGCGAGGAAGATCACGTTTTGATAGGTTCGGGAGATCACATCTACAAGATGATCTACAGGGATCTTTTCAACTACCATCTAAAAAAGGGAGCGGACATAACTCTCGTAGTTAAAGAACTCGATGAAACGTACAACTTGAGTGAATATGGAATAGTTCAGCTCGACGATGACATGAGAGTGGTGGAGATAGAAGAAAAACCGGCACATCCAAAAGGGAACATCGCGTTTCTTGGGGTTTACTTCATGAACAAAGAGCTGCTCAAGGAGCTTCTTTATGCAACGGTTCCCCAGGGGAAGTACGATCTTCTTCTCGACATAGTGATTCCCAACCTCGACAGGTTGAAGGTCTACGCTTACAGGTTCGATGGTTACTGGAGAAACGTAAAGAAGGGAATAAAAGAGTACTACAGGATAAACATGGATATATTGAAAAAGGAAGTGCGCGATGAGCTCTTCTACAGAAACGGTAAGGTTTATACGAAGCTGAAGGATCTTCCTCCTCCAAAATTCACGACCACGGCTGTTGTTGAGAATTCTTTGATTGCAGATGGGAGCATAGTTTCTGGTACGGTGAGAAATTCTGTCATTTTCAGAAACGTGCGGATAAAAGTCGGGGCAGTAGTAGAAAATTCCATCATTATGGAGAACACCGTCGTGGAGGAAGGAGCAGTTCTGAGAAACGTGATCCTGGACAAGAACTGTATCGTGAGAGAAGGTCGTGTCATCGAAGGAGACACAGAGTTACCTGTTTTCGAAAAAAGAGCAGTTTTGTGA
- a CDS encoding UDP-N-acetylmuramoyl-tripeptide--D-alanyl-D-alanine ligase produces the protein MKDLLTRRFVLNSKEVREGDVFVAVKGKRFDGHDFIDEALRNGAYAIIAERKTVNSDRIFLVESSVDTLAKLAREKLGNFSGTVVGVTGSSGKTTTKEILYNLLKNKRSVFKTPGNMNTEYGLPLSILNDYKGEEILVLEMAASRPGDIAHLCKIAPPDVAVLLNVGSAHLEFFGTRERIMETKMEIIKHSKENAIAVTLFDDPDLRKEVPRYRNTLFFGKEGGDSVLKDWWYYEGSTIAEFEAFDSLFTVKLSGYWNGGQLLNIAASLCVMRTLGETVDIFDLASLKTVPGRFNVREKKGVLIVDDTYNASPEAFQTSIEALLRFPGKKFAVVGAMKELGERSKEFHEELGERLNVLDGVYVFLSEPEAEWIKSKKIILKSDDPEKIAKDLATRVKKGDVVLFKASRAVRIERVLEMFEKELEKR, from the coding sequence ATGAAAGATCTACTCACAAGGCGTTTCGTTCTGAATTCGAAAGAAGTGAGAGAAGGTGACGTGTTCGTCGCCGTGAAAGGGAAAAGATTCGATGGTCACGATTTTATAGATGAAGCCCTCAGGAACGGCGCTTATGCGATCATTGCCGAGAGAAAAACGGTGAATTCTGATAGAATCTTTCTCGTAGAAAGTTCCGTTGACACGCTTGCTAAGCTGGCCCGAGAAAAGCTCGGGAATTTTTCCGGTACAGTCGTTGGTGTAACAGGTTCATCGGGAAAAACCACCACGAAAGAAATATTGTACAACCTTCTCAAAAACAAGAGAAGTGTCTTCAAAACACCGGGAAACATGAACACGGAGTACGGGTTGCCACTCTCCATTCTCAACGACTACAAAGGAGAAGAAATCCTGGTTCTCGAAATGGCCGCGAGCAGGCCCGGTGATATCGCTCACCTGTGTAAAATCGCTCCTCCGGATGTCGCCGTTCTCCTCAACGTTGGAAGCGCTCACCTCGAGTTTTTTGGAACACGAGAAAGAATCATGGAAACCAAGATGGAGATCATCAAGCACTCGAAAGAAAATGCGATAGCCGTAACACTCTTTGACGATCCTGATCTGAGAAAAGAAGTGCCTCGCTACAGAAATACACTGTTCTTCGGCAAAGAAGGCGGTGACTCGGTTCTAAAGGATTGGTGGTACTATGAGGGTTCCACGATCGCAGAGTTCGAAGCTTTTGATTCTCTTTTCACAGTGAAACTCTCCGGATACTGGAATGGAGGGCAACTTCTGAACATCGCCGCTTCTCTGTGTGTCATGAGAACTTTGGGCGAAACTGTGGATATCTTCGATCTTGCCAGCCTGAAAACAGTTCCCGGCCGTTTCAACGTGAGAGAAAAAAAAGGTGTGCTGATCGTGGATGATACGTACAACGCAAGCCCTGAAGCGTTTCAAACTTCCATAGAGGCGCTTCTTCGTTTCCCCGGAAAGAAATTCGCTGTTGTGGGAGCGATGAAAGAGCTCGGGGAGAGGTCGAAGGAGTTTCACGAAGAACTGGGAGAGAGATTGAACGTTCTGGATGGGGTGTATGTTTTCTTGTCAGAACCCGAAGCAGAATGGATCAAGTCCAAAAAGATCATCCTGAAGTCAGACGATCCCGAAAAGATAGCGAAAGATCTCGCCACCAGGGTAAAAAAAGGGGATGTGGTTCTCTTCAAAGCTTCAAGAGCGGTGAGAATAGAAAGAGTTCTGGAAATGTTTGAAAAGGAGCTGGAGAAAAGATGA